One Mugil cephalus isolate CIBA_MC_2020 chromosome 10, CIBA_Mcephalus_1.1, whole genome shotgun sequence genomic window carries:
- the tmem266 gene encoding transmembrane protein 266 isoform X3: MGDRSNWLKPCCGRRAALWQVCLLSAGFNCFLVACVILVVLLLMLELLIDAKLLQFNNASQFASIIHWISLAILSVFFTETVFRIVVLGIWDYIENKVEVFDGAVIVLSLAPMVASTVANGPSSPWDAIGLIITLRIWRVKRIIDAYVLQVKVEMELEIQQYEKAKAVREEQLDRLTQICQEQAFEIRQLRAHLAQQDLDLVAEREAAMQIHHMWGKQSSSFQEVDGLAPGASERHRPAKARERGGAADHHGQDDMNNYISQYYSEPSSDTGIPDPARVITTAAIDVHLPNNPSQLPSSLVSADAVPSSRLQRTGSSVSEASTTTVSRTSFSARQHSISSHTLGSSMDCSSTVREASTSTDYSDQRCYPPPYSSPLALGTQPRGSPSAVVQELLSSLSEDSCLTQKGLDPVNLKPPSPTGSTKASPELEHRVNIYNKRNQESRVGLHSKTVIHLQGNEPLLEEKYRMMGPVDAPVSRLSET, from the exons ATGGGGGACAG GTCCAACTGGCTGAAGCCGTGCTGTGGACGAAGGGCAGCGCTGTGGCAGGTCTGTCTGCTGTCAGCGGGCTTCAACTGCTTCCTGGTGGCCTGCGTCATtctggtggtgctgctgctgatgctggagCTGCTCATAGACGCCAAGCTGCTGCAGT TTAATAATGCGTCCCAGTTTGCCAGCATCATCCACTGGATCAGCCTGGCCATCCTCTCCGTGTTCTTCACCGAG ACGGTGTTCAGGATCGTGGTGCTGGGGATATGGGATTACATAGAGAACAAAGTAGAG GTGTTTGATGGAGCTGTCATCGTACTCTCTCTGGCCCCCATGGTGGCCTCCACAGTGGCCAACGGCCCCAGCAGCCCCTGGGATGCTATCGGTCTCATCATCACACTGCGCATCTGGAGGGTCAAGAGGATCATTGACG CCTATGTGCTGCAAGTGAAGGTGGAAATGGAGCTGGAGATCCAGCAGTATGAGAAGGCCAAGGCGGTGAGGGAGGAACAGCTTGACCGTCTCACCCAGATCTGCCAGGAACAGGCC TTTGAAATCAGGCAGCTGAGGGCCCACCTGGCGCagcaggacctggacctggtagCAGAGCGCGAAGCGGCCATGCAGATCCACCACATGTGGGGTAAACAGAGCAGCAGTTTCCAGGAGGTGGACGGGCTGGCCCCCGGGGCCTCCGAGCGTCACCGGCCAGCCAAAGCCAGAGAGCGCGGGGGGGCCGCAG ATCACCATGGTCAAGACGACATGAACAACTACATCAGTCAGTACTACAGTGAGCCAAGCAGTG ACACAGGGATCCCAGACCCGGCGCGCGTCATCACAACAGCAGCCATAGACGTGCACCTGCCTAACAACCCCAGTCAGCTCCCCTCCTCTCTGGTGAGCGCCGACGCGGTGCCGTCCAGCCGCCTGCAGCGCACGGGCAGCTCGGTCAGCGAGGCCTCCACGACAACCGTCTCTCGCACCAGCTTCAGCGCGCGACAGCACAGCATCAGCAGCCACACGCTGGGCTCCAGCATGGACTGCAGCTCCACGGTGCGCGAGGCCTCCACCTCCACGGACTACAGCGACCAGCGCTGCTACCCCCCGCCCTACAGCAGCCCTCTGGCCCTGGGCACTCAGCCCAGGGGGAGTCCCAGCGCCGTGGTGCAGGAGCTGCTCTCCTCGCTTTCCGAGGACTCGTGTCTCACCCAGAAGGGCCTGGACCCCGTCAACCTCAAACCGCCCAGCCCGACGGGTTCCACGAAAGCCAGCCCCGAGCTGGAGCACAGGGTCAACATCTACAACAAGAGGAACCAGGAGAGCCGGGTCGGGCTCCACTCTAAGACAGTCATCCACCTTCAGGGCAACGAGCCTCTTCTAGAGGAGAAGTACAGGATGATGGGGCCCGTGGATGCTCCGGTCAGCCGCCTATCAGAGACATAA
- the tmem266 gene encoding transmembrane protein 266 isoform X2 yields the protein MYYVLFVTQTCNIRGMTQRSNWLKPCCGRRAALWQVCLLSAGFNCFLVACVILVVLLLMLELLIDAKLLQFNNASQFASIIHWISLAILSVFFTETVFRIVVLGIWDYIENKVEVFDGAVIVLSLAPMVASTVANGPSSPWDAIGLIITLRIWRVKRIIDAYVLQVKVEMELEIQQYEKAKAVREEQLDRLTQICQEQAFEIRQLRAHLAQQDLDLVAEREAAMQIHHMWGKQSSSFQEVDGLAPGASERHRPAKARERGGAADHHGQDDMNNYISQYYSEPSSDTGIPDPARVITTAAIDVHLPNNPSQLPSSLVSADAVPSSRLQRTGSSVSEASTTTVSRTSFSARQHSISSHTLGSSMDCSSTVREASTSTDYSDQRCYPPPYSSPLALGTQPRGSPSAVVQELLSSLSEDSCLTQKGLDPVNLKPPSPTGSTKASPELEHRVNIYNKRNQESRVGLHSKTVIHLQGNEPLLEEKYRMMGPVDAPVSRLSET from the exons GTCCAACTGGCTGAAGCCGTGCTGTGGACGAAGGGCAGCGCTGTGGCAGGTCTGTCTGCTGTCAGCGGGCTTCAACTGCTTCCTGGTGGCCTGCGTCATtctggtggtgctgctgctgatgctggagCTGCTCATAGACGCCAAGCTGCTGCAGT TTAATAATGCGTCCCAGTTTGCCAGCATCATCCACTGGATCAGCCTGGCCATCCTCTCCGTGTTCTTCACCGAG ACGGTGTTCAGGATCGTGGTGCTGGGGATATGGGATTACATAGAGAACAAAGTAGAG GTGTTTGATGGAGCTGTCATCGTACTCTCTCTGGCCCCCATGGTGGCCTCCACAGTGGCCAACGGCCCCAGCAGCCCCTGGGATGCTATCGGTCTCATCATCACACTGCGCATCTGGAGGGTCAAGAGGATCATTGACG CCTATGTGCTGCAAGTGAAGGTGGAAATGGAGCTGGAGATCCAGCAGTATGAGAAGGCCAAGGCGGTGAGGGAGGAACAGCTTGACCGTCTCACCCAGATCTGCCAGGAACAGGCC TTTGAAATCAGGCAGCTGAGGGCCCACCTGGCGCagcaggacctggacctggtagCAGAGCGCGAAGCGGCCATGCAGATCCACCACATGTGGGGTAAACAGAGCAGCAGTTTCCAGGAGGTGGACGGGCTGGCCCCCGGGGCCTCCGAGCGTCACCGGCCAGCCAAAGCCAGAGAGCGCGGGGGGGCCGCAG ATCACCATGGTCAAGACGACATGAACAACTACATCAGTCAGTACTACAGTGAGCCAAGCAGTG ACACAGGGATCCCAGACCCGGCGCGCGTCATCACAACAGCAGCCATAGACGTGCACCTGCCTAACAACCCCAGTCAGCTCCCCTCCTCTCTGGTGAGCGCCGACGCGGTGCCGTCCAGCCGCCTGCAGCGCACGGGCAGCTCGGTCAGCGAGGCCTCCACGACAACCGTCTCTCGCACCAGCTTCAGCGCGCGACAGCACAGCATCAGCAGCCACACGCTGGGCTCCAGCATGGACTGCAGCTCCACGGTGCGCGAGGCCTCCACCTCCACGGACTACAGCGACCAGCGCTGCTACCCCCCGCCCTACAGCAGCCCTCTGGCCCTGGGCACTCAGCCCAGGGGGAGTCCCAGCGCCGTGGTGCAGGAGCTGCTCTCCTCGCTTTCCGAGGACTCGTGTCTCACCCAGAAGGGCCTGGACCCCGTCAACCTCAAACCGCCCAGCCCGACGGGTTCCACGAAAGCCAGCCCCGAGCTGGAGCACAGGGTCAACATCTACAACAAGAGGAACCAGGAGAGCCGGGTCGGGCTCCACTCTAAGACAGTCATCCACCTTCAGGGCAACGAGCCTCTTCTAGAGGAGAAGTACAGGATGATGGGGCCCGTGGATGCTCCGGTCAGCCGCCTATCAGAGACATAA